Proteins co-encoded in one Paracrocinitomix mangrovi genomic window:
- the gldD gene encoding gliding motility lipoprotein GldD, producing MKKRISVWLLILPIVMLACGSDDPEYYPKPRGFMRLEFPERVYHTYEGDCGYSFDIPEYFKVENKEGSCNKDIVINRFNASIYLTYIPVDTNLLMNIEYSQKLVYDHSIKADEIMEARVINDENKAYGMKYNIVGNAASPYQFYVTDSSTHFLRGALYFNAAPNYDSLKPSLEYVLEDVDKMIETVKWNSEIQPLNE from the coding sequence ATGAAGAAGAGGATTAGTGTTTGGTTATTGATTTTGCCAATTGTAATGTTGGCTTGCGGGTCAGATGATCCTGAATATTATCCTAAACCAAGAGGTTTTATGCGTTTGGAATTTCCTGAGCGTGTGTACCATACTTATGAGGGAGACTGTGGATATTCATTCGATATTCCTGAATACTTTAAAGTTGAAAACAAAGAAGGATCGTGCAATAAAGACATTGTCATCAATAGATTTAACGCCTCTATTTATTTGACCTATATTCCGGTTGATACCAATCTTTTAATGAACATTGAGTATTCTCAAAAACTGGTTTATGATCACAGCATCAAGGCTGATGAAATAATGGAAGCAAGAGTGATAAATGATGAAAACAAAGCTTATGGTATGAAGTACAATATCGTAGGTAATGCAGCATCACCTTATCAGTTTTATGTTACCGATAGCAGTACACATTTTTTAAGAGGAGCATTGTATTTTAACGCCGCTCCTAATTATGACAGTTTAAAACCATCTTTAGAGTACGTTTTAGAAGATGTAGACAAGATGATTGAAACTGTAAAATGGAACAGTGAAATTCAACCTTTAAACGAATGA
- the gldE gene encoding gliding motility-associated protein GldE, translating into MSCIILILMLMMSALISGSEVAYFSLGPADLEEIESDNSKSSEVAVKLLDNPKELLAVILIANNFINVGIIILSTYLSDTIFPPDSVSLLVKRLIDIVAITFILLLFGEVIPKIYATKHSKSMSLLMAKPLNFIRRLPPFSWLKAGLIAGTSLISNRGKKKAVNISTDELSQAVELTMGESGDQSEKKIWHDIVRFGEKDVKQIMKPRVDVEALEVGMNYVQVVEKLEETKYSRLPVYEGSFDKIAGIFFIKDLLPYLDEDENFNWRDLIRDPFFVPENKKIDDLMINFQERKMHMAVVVDEYGGTSGIVTLEDVLEEIVGEITDEFDEDDLQYSKLDDNNYVFEGKTSLIDIYKVLDIDGTLFEEAKSESDTLAGFVIEQAGKILKKGERVKFENYTFTIEAADARKVKRIKMTIHEIVSNEEED; encoded by the coding sequence GTGAGTTGTATCATTTTGATACTTATGCTCATGATGTCTGCACTAATTTCAGGTTCTGAAGTTGCCTACTTTTCATTAGGACCAGCAGATCTTGAAGAAATTGAAAGCGATAATTCTAAATCGTCTGAAGTAGCGGTTAAATTATTGGATAATCCTAAAGAATTACTAGCTGTTATTTTGATAGCCAACAACTTTATCAATGTTGGTATTATCATATTATCAACCTATTTATCAGATACCATTTTTCCTCCGGACAGTGTTTCATTGCTGGTGAAAAGGCTTATTGATATCGTTGCTATTACATTCATTTTATTGCTCTTTGGTGAGGTGATTCCTAAAATTTACGCCACCAAACACAGCAAATCAATGTCACTTTTAATGGCAAAGCCGTTAAACTTTATCAGAAGACTTCCTCCATTCAGTTGGTTAAAGGCTGGTTTAATTGCCGGAACATCACTGATATCAAACCGTGGTAAGAAAAAAGCAGTGAATATTTCTACGGATGAGTTGTCACAAGCTGTGGAACTTACAATGGGTGAAAGTGGAGACCAGTCTGAAAAGAAAATATGGCATGACATTGTTCGTTTTGGTGAAAAAGATGTGAAGCAGATCATGAAACCACGAGTAGATGTTGAAGCCCTGGAAGTGGGAATGAATTATGTGCAGGTGGTTGAAAAATTAGAAGAAACTAAGTACTCAAGATTACCTGTTTACGAAGGTTCTTTTGATAAAATTGCCGGAATCTTTTTTATCAAAGATTTGCTGCCTTATTTGGATGAGGATGAAAATTTTAATTGGAGAGATTTAATCAGAGATCCATTCTTTGTGCCGGAAAATAAAAAGATTGATGATTTGATGATCAACTTTCAGGAGCGAAAAATGCACATGGCTGTGGTGGTAGATGAGTATGGTGGAACTTCCGGAATTGTGACGCTTGAAGATGTTTTAGAGGAAATTGTTGGGGAGATAACAGACGAGTTTGATGAAGATGATTTACAATACTCTAAACTGGATGACAACAACTATGTGTTTGAAGGTAAAACTTCTTTGATAGATATTTATAAAGTATTAGATATTGACGGAACCTTGTTTGAAGAGGCTAAATCTGAATCTGATACATTGGCCGGATTTGTAATTGAACAGGCTGGTAAAATTTTAAAGAAAGGAGAAAGAGTAAAATTTGAAAATTACACTTTCACCATTGAAGCAGCAGATGCTAGAAAAGTGAAGAGAATTAAAATGACAATACACGAAATTGTAAGCAATGAAGAAGAGGATTAG
- a CDS encoding single-stranded DNA-binding protein, with protein MAGSVNKVILIGNLGKDPEVRYLENGVSVARFPLATSESFTDKNTGEKREITDWHNIVLWRGLAKVAESYLKKGMKVYIEGKLKTRSWQGEDQQMRYTTEIVADQMTMLSGKAEGDNNQQTNYPNSVEDNPVQKMDQDMTPEGDDDLPF; from the coding sequence ATGGCAGGAAGCGTAAATAAAGTAATTCTCATAGGTAACCTGGGCAAAGATCCTGAGGTGAGATATTTGGAAAATGGAGTATCTGTTGCAAGATTTCCATTGGCTACATCAGAAAGTTTCACAGATAAAAATACCGGTGAAAAAAGAGAGATCACTGATTGGCACAATATCGTGTTGTGGAGAGGATTAGCTAAAGTGGCTGAATCTTACCTTAAAAAGGGAATGAAAGTTTACATTGAGGGTAAATTAAAAACCCGTTCATGGCAAGGTGAAGATCAACAAATGAGATACACTACCGAAATTGTTGCCGATCAAATGACCATGTTAAGCGGAAAAGCTGAAGGTGATAACAATCAGCAAACCAATTATCCTAACAGTGTGGAGGATAATCCGGTACAAAAAATGGATCAGGATATGACTCCTGAAGGTGATGATGATCTGCCGTTTTAA